In Camelina sativa cultivar DH55 chromosome 16, Cs, whole genome shotgun sequence, a single window of DNA contains:
- the LOC104749866 gene encoding uncharacterized protein LOC104749866 produces MGNSLRCCLACVLPCGALDLIRIVHLNGHVDEITRPMTAGEVLQANPNHVLSKPCSQGVVRKILILSPESELKRGSIYFLIPDTSLPEKKKTKKRKDLHRRENSQNSDHMSGNKDLDTITPKHKDDLDGHCLTLCEKYLEDVLLSEKMSSTGKENRHRRRHSRSASVSTWRPHLDSITEDLN; encoded by the coding sequence atgggaAATAGTTTACGCTGTTGTTTGGCTTGTGTACTTCCATGTGGAGCTTTAGATTTGATCAGAATCGTACATCTAAACGGCCACGTCGACGAGATCACTCGTCCGATGACCGCCGGCGAGGTCCTTCAGGCGAATCCTAACCATGTCTTGAGCAAACCTTGTTCTCAAGGAGTTGTACGTAAGATCTTGATCTTGTCCCCTGAATCTGAGCTTAAGCGTGGAAGCATCTATTTTCTTATCCCGGATACTTCTttgccggagaagaagaagacaaagaagagaaaagatctcCACCGCCGGGAAAACAGCCAAAACAGTGATCATATGAGTGGTAACAAGGATCTTGATACCATAACACCAAAACATAAGGATGATCTTGATGGTCATTGTTTGACGTTGTGTGAGAAATATTTAGAAGATGTTTTGTTGTCGGAGAAGATGAGTTCCACCGGTAAAGAGAATCGTCACCGTCGGAGACATAGCCGGTCGGCGTCAGTTTCCACGTGGCGGCCTCACCTCGATAGCATCACTGAGGATCTTaattag